From the genome of Caretta caretta isolate rCarCar2 chromosome 27, rCarCar1.hap1, whole genome shotgun sequence, one region includes:
- the LOC125626610 gene encoding Ig-like V-type domain-containing protein FAM187A isoform X1 codes for MRPMQLRWPISSSRPEGVFEMEETGAIDFCALERELQAAVAADEKYQRENDAKFRAVHQKVASYEEFRDIVLASHLKPLEKKDKMGKKKNLLWNSYATQANGKQDREMELAQGWDGLPETSADFYRYWRRCLKSGQERYQFLFQLGVTRGSVRILRWFDAVPSHCLIEDLDWLMEMRLVGIAILLGMADVLHAFAIMEKEDVFKKTPCPAFLMFDNAAYLADMSFELPCKCKPEEVTSVVWYFQKSMGSRQTKVLTDFDGTMFLDSGHIRVGSHMLKRFSIRMFSLIIFRAQVEDSGHYLCGTKEGDFFYGYDVDVQSSKAITVAFEDRNQHPQKDHTEEHFSVFTTFWDWTKCDRCGVRGEQWRIGLCYVKSAYLYPRYRTVPTDVVSCGSRSVPRRFQGTIRLRKPEVVIRSCLTPCVKRKGPEEGVLSISNLIAKVGQKPWLPKVPIQFHKQHLGSGLIIACPGARPEHAVAWDKDSTRLYRTSFLTGVNKSMRVFIDHGNHLHIRFTQLDDRGTYYCWREGQMVAGFRLSVRFQGDRKRTLDDPETRYAIKAILTSYVLITMVFVGIHISRCCYYAFRCTLLG; via the exons atgaggccaatgcaattaagatggcccatttccagcagtcgaccagaaggt GTTTTTGAAATGGAGGAAACTGGAGCGATAGATTTTTGTGCTTTGGAGAGAGAACTGcaggctgctgttgctgctgatgAAAAGTATCAAAGAGAAAACGATGCCAAGTTCCGAGCCGTTCACCAGAAGGTGGCATCCTATGAAGAATTCAG GGATATTGTGCTAGCATCACACCTGAAACCTCTAGAGAAAAAGGACaaaatgggaaaaaagaaaaaccttctTTGGAATTCCTATGCTACCCAAGCTAATGGCAAGCAGGACAGAGAGATGGAGCTAGCCCAG GGATGGGATGGACTCCCTGAAACGTCTGCAGACTTTTACAGATATTGGCGCAGATGCTTGAAAAGTGGACAGGAAAGATACCAGTTCCTGTTTCAGCTCGGCG TGACAAGAGGATCAGTAAGGATCTTGAGATGGTTTGATGCCGTTCCATCACACTGCTTGATTGAGGATCTAGACTGGCTAATGGAGATGAGGCTGGTTGGAATTGCCATTCTCCTTGGGATGGCAGATGTTCTCCATGCCTTTGCAATCATGGAGAAGGAAGATGTATTCAAGAAAACACCCTGCCCAGCCTTCCTGATGTTTGACAATGCTGCCTACTTGGCTGACATGAGTTTTGAGCTCCCTTGTAAGTGCAAGCCAGAGGAAGTCACCTCAGTCGTGTGGTACTTCCAGAAGAGCATGGGCAGCCGGCAGACCAAGGTCTTAACAGACTTCGATGGAACCATGTTCTTGGACTCAGGCCACATCCGTGTGGGCAGCCACATGCTGAAGCGCTTCAGCATTAGGATGTTCAGTCTCATCATCTTCCGGGCCCAGGTGGAGGATTCAGGCCACTATCTCTGTGGTACCAAGGAAGGGGACTTCTTCTATGGCTATGATGTGGATGTGCAGTCCTCCAAGGCCATCACTGTGGCCTTTGAGGACAGGAACCAGCACCCACAGAAGGATCATACAGAAGAGCATTTCAGCGTGTTCACCACTTTCTGGGACTGGACCAAGTGTGACCGCTGTGGAGTGAGAGGTGAGCAATGGAGAATTGGTCTCTGCTACGTGAAAAGCGCCTACCTCTACCCCAGGTACCGCACAGTCCCGACAGACGTGGTGTCCTGTGGCTCAAGATCTGTCCCTAGGCGCTTCCAGGGCACCATCCGGCTCAGGAAGCCTGAGGTTGTCATCCGAAGCTGCCTGACGCCTTGTGTAAAGAGAAAAGGCCCCGAGGAAGGAGTGCTGTCCATCTCCAATCTCATTGCAAAGGTTGGCCAGAAACCCTGGCTGCCCAAAGTCCCCATTCAGTTCCACAAGCAACACCTCGGCAGTGGTCTGATAATTGCTTGCCCCGGGGCCAGGCCAGAGCATGCAGTGGCGTGGGACAAAGATTCAACTCGACTGTACCGCACCAGCTTCCTCACTGGGGTCAACAAAAGCATGCGGGTCTTCATTGACCATGGCAACCACCTGCACATTCGATTTACCCAGCTGGACGACAGGGGCACTTACTACTGCTGGCGTGAGGGGCAAATGGTTGCTGGCTTCCGGCTCTCCGTGCGGTTCCAAGGTGACCGTAAGCGAACCCTCGATGACCCTGAGACGAGATATGCCATCAAGGCCATCCTCACAAGCTATGTCCTCATCACCATGGTGTTCGTCGGCATCCACATCAGCCGCTGCTGCTATTATGCGTTCAGATGCACTCTCTTGGGGTAG
- the LOC125626610 gene encoding Ig-like V-type domain-containing protein FAM187A isoform X2, giving the protein MEETGAIDFCALERELQAAVAADEKYQRENDAKFRAVHQKVASYEEFRDIVLASHLKPLEKKDKMGKKKNLLWNSYATQANGKQDREMELAQGWDGLPETSADFYRYWRRCLKSGQERYQFLFQLGVTRGSVRILRWFDAVPSHCLIEDLDWLMEMRLVGIAILLGMADVLHAFAIMEKEDVFKKTPCPAFLMFDNAAYLADMSFELPCKCKPEEVTSVVWYFQKSMGSRQTKVLTDFDGTMFLDSGHIRVGSHMLKRFSIRMFSLIIFRAQVEDSGHYLCGTKEGDFFYGYDVDVQSSKAITVAFEDRNQHPQKDHTEEHFSVFTTFWDWTKCDRCGVRGEQWRIGLCYVKSAYLYPRYRTVPTDVVSCGSRSVPRRFQGTIRLRKPEVVIRSCLTPCVKRKGPEEGVLSISNLIAKVGQKPWLPKVPIQFHKQHLGSGLIIACPGARPEHAVAWDKDSTRLYRTSFLTGVNKSMRVFIDHGNHLHIRFTQLDDRGTYYCWREGQMVAGFRLSVRFQGDRKRTLDDPETRYAIKAILTSYVLITMVFVGIHISRCCYYAFRCTLLG; this is encoded by the exons ATGGAGGAAACTGGAGCGATAGATTTTTGTGCTTTGGAGAGAGAACTGcaggctgctgttgctgctgatgAAAAGTATCAAAGAGAAAACGATGCCAAGTTCCGAGCCGTTCACCAGAAGGTGGCATCCTATGAAGAATTCAG GGATATTGTGCTAGCATCACACCTGAAACCTCTAGAGAAAAAGGACaaaatgggaaaaaagaaaaaccttctTTGGAATTCCTATGCTACCCAAGCTAATGGCAAGCAGGACAGAGAGATGGAGCTAGCCCAG GGATGGGATGGACTCCCTGAAACGTCTGCAGACTTTTACAGATATTGGCGCAGATGCTTGAAAAGTGGACAGGAAAGATACCAGTTCCTGTTTCAGCTCGGCG TGACAAGAGGATCAGTAAGGATCTTGAGATGGTTTGATGCCGTTCCATCACACTGCTTGATTGAGGATCTAGACTGGCTAATGGAGATGAGGCTGGTTGGAATTGCCATTCTCCTTGGGATGGCAGATGTTCTCCATGCCTTTGCAATCATGGAGAAGGAAGATGTATTCAAGAAAACACCCTGCCCAGCCTTCCTGATGTTTGACAATGCTGCCTACTTGGCTGACATGAGTTTTGAGCTCCCTTGTAAGTGCAAGCCAGAGGAAGTCACCTCAGTCGTGTGGTACTTCCAGAAGAGCATGGGCAGCCGGCAGACCAAGGTCTTAACAGACTTCGATGGAACCATGTTCTTGGACTCAGGCCACATCCGTGTGGGCAGCCACATGCTGAAGCGCTTCAGCATTAGGATGTTCAGTCTCATCATCTTCCGGGCCCAGGTGGAGGATTCAGGCCACTATCTCTGTGGTACCAAGGAAGGGGACTTCTTCTATGGCTATGATGTGGATGTGCAGTCCTCCAAGGCCATCACTGTGGCCTTTGAGGACAGGAACCAGCACCCACAGAAGGATCATACAGAAGAGCATTTCAGCGTGTTCACCACTTTCTGGGACTGGACCAAGTGTGACCGCTGTGGAGTGAGAGGTGAGCAATGGAGAATTGGTCTCTGCTACGTGAAAAGCGCCTACCTCTACCCCAGGTACCGCACAGTCCCGACAGACGTGGTGTCCTGTGGCTCAAGATCTGTCCCTAGGCGCTTCCAGGGCACCATCCGGCTCAGGAAGCCTGAGGTTGTCATCCGAAGCTGCCTGACGCCTTGTGTAAAGAGAAAAGGCCCCGAGGAAGGAGTGCTGTCCATCTCCAATCTCATTGCAAAGGTTGGCCAGAAACCCTGGCTGCCCAAAGTCCCCATTCAGTTCCACAAGCAACACCTCGGCAGTGGTCTGATAATTGCTTGCCCCGGGGCCAGGCCAGAGCATGCAGTGGCGTGGGACAAAGATTCAACTCGACTGTACCGCACCAGCTTCCTCACTGGGGTCAACAAAAGCATGCGGGTCTTCATTGACCATGGCAACCACCTGCACATTCGATTTACCCAGCTGGACGACAGGGGCACTTACTACTGCTGGCGTGAGGGGCAAATGGTTGCTGGCTTCCGGCTCTCCGTGCGGTTCCAAGGTGACCGTAAGCGAACCCTCGATGACCCTGAGACGAGATATGCCATCAAGGCCATCCTCACAAGCTATGTCCTCATCACCATGGTGTTCGTCGGCATCCACATCAGCCGCTGCTGCTATTATGCGTTCAGATGCACTCTCTTGGGGTAG
- the LOC125626610 gene encoding Ig-like V-type domain-containing protein FAM187A isoform X3, translating into MLEKWTGKIPVPVSARRAVLWLLTLVTRGSVRILRWFDAVPSHCLIEDLDWLMEMRLVGIAILLGMADVLHAFAIMEKEDVFKKTPCPAFLMFDNAAYLADMSFELPCKCKPEEVTSVVWYFQKSMGSRQTKVLTDFDGTMFLDSGHIRVGSHMLKRFSIRMFSLIIFRAQVEDSGHYLCGTKEGDFFYGYDVDVQSSKAITVAFEDRNQHPQKDHTEEHFSVFTTFWDWTKCDRCGVRGEQWRIGLCYVKSAYLYPRYRTVPTDVVSCGSRSVPRRFQGTIRLRKPEVVIRSCLTPCVKRKGPEEGVLSISNLIAKVGQKPWLPKVPIQFHKQHLGSGLIIACPGARPEHAVAWDKDSTRLYRTSFLTGVNKSMRVFIDHGNHLHIRFTQLDDRGTYYCWREGQMVAGFRLSVRFQGDRKRTLDDPETRYAIKAILTSYVLITMVFVGIHISRCCYYAFRCTLLG; encoded by the exons ATGCTTGAAAAGTGGACAGGAAAGATACCAGTTCCTGTTTCAGCTCGGCG CGCTGTTCTCTGGCTGTTAACCTTAGTGACAAGAGGATCAGTAAGGATCTTGAGATGGTTTGATGCCGTTCCATCACACTGCTTGATTGAGGATCTAGACTGGCTAATGGAGATGAGGCTGGTTGGAATTGCCATTCTCCTTGGGATGGCAGATGTTCTCCATGCCTTTGCAATCATGGAGAAGGAAGATGTATTCAAGAAAACACCCTGCCCAGCCTTCCTGATGTTTGACAATGCTGCCTACTTGGCTGACATGAGTTTTGAGCTCCCTTGTAAGTGCAAGCCAGAGGAAGTCACCTCAGTCGTGTGGTACTTCCAGAAGAGCATGGGCAGCCGGCAGACCAAGGTCTTAACAGACTTCGATGGAACCATGTTCTTGGACTCAGGCCACATCCGTGTGGGCAGCCACATGCTGAAGCGCTTCAGCATTAGGATGTTCAGTCTCATCATCTTCCGGGCCCAGGTGGAGGATTCAGGCCACTATCTCTGTGGTACCAAGGAAGGGGACTTCTTCTATGGCTATGATGTGGATGTGCAGTCCTCCAAGGCCATCACTGTGGCCTTTGAGGACAGGAACCAGCACCCACAGAAGGATCATACAGAAGAGCATTTCAGCGTGTTCACCACTTTCTGGGACTGGACCAAGTGTGACCGCTGTGGAGTGAGAGGTGAGCAATGGAGAATTGGTCTCTGCTACGTGAAAAGCGCCTACCTCTACCCCAGGTACCGCACAGTCCCGACAGACGTGGTGTCCTGTGGCTCAAGATCTGTCCCTAGGCGCTTCCAGGGCACCATCCGGCTCAGGAAGCCTGAGGTTGTCATCCGAAGCTGCCTGACGCCTTGTGTAAAGAGAAAAGGCCCCGAGGAAGGAGTGCTGTCCATCTCCAATCTCATTGCAAAGGTTGGCCAGAAACCCTGGCTGCCCAAAGTCCCCATTCAGTTCCACAAGCAACACCTCGGCAGTGGTCTGATAATTGCTTGCCCCGGGGCCAGGCCAGAGCATGCAGTGGCGTGGGACAAAGATTCAACTCGACTGTACCGCACCAGCTTCCTCACTGGGGTCAACAAAAGCATGCGGGTCTTCATTGACCATGGCAACCACCTGCACATTCGATTTACCCAGCTGGACGACAGGGGCACTTACTACTGCTGGCGTGAGGGGCAAATGGTTGCTGGCTTCCGGCTCTCCGTGCGGTTCCAAGGTGACCGTAAGCGAACCCTCGATGACCCTGAGACGAGATATGCCATCAAGGCCATCCTCACAAGCTATGTCCTCATCACCATGGTGTTCGTCGGCATCCACATCAGCCGCTGCTGCTATTATGCGTTCAGATGCACTCTCTTGGGGTAG